In Daucus carota subsp. sativus chromosome 4, DH1 v3.0, whole genome shotgun sequence, one DNA window encodes the following:
- the LOC108215906 gene encoding 65-kDa microtubule-associated protein 1 has product MAAVEAPNILVGETTCNSLLQQLQRIWDEVGESDKERDKMLLQLEQECLDVYKRKVDLAAKSRAKLLQALANARVELTSLLAALGEKTFVGISDKTSGTIKEQLSAIAPALEQLWKQKDKRIKEFADVQSQIQKICDEIAGTTEHVGTPAVDESDLSLKKLDEFRAQLLELQTEKSERLNKVLEFVSTVHDLCAVLGMDFYGTVTEVHPSLKDSGGVQSKSISNDTLSRLSKTVLSLQEDKQKRLHKLQRLATQLTDLWNLMDTSAEEQSLFNHVTCNISASVNEVTNPGALALDLIEQAEVEVQRLDQLKASRMKEISFKKQAELEEIYARAHVEVDTEAARGKILALIDSGNVEPSQLLADMDNQIVKAKEVASSRKDILDKVEKWMSACEEESWLEDYMMDDNRYNASRGAHLNLKRAEKARILVNKIPALVETLVAKTHAWEEEQGLTFTYDGVPLLEMLDEYAMLRHDREEEKRRMRDQKKFHEQMNTEQEAIFGSKPSPARPLSTKKVMALRANGNATPSRRLSSAQQNLSRSINKDRKRDMRPVAPVNYVSLLKEDATSCISGTEPLPSTP; this is encoded by the exons ATGGCGGCAGTGGAAGCTCCAAATATTCTTGTtggagaaacaacttgtaattcTTTGCTGCAGCAGTTGCAG CGTATCTGGGATGAGGTTGGTGAAAGTGATAAGGAAAGGGACAAGATGCTTCTTCAGTTAGAACAAGAGTGCTTGGATGTATACAAAAGAAAGGTCGACTTGGCTGCAAAGTCAAGGGCGAAGCTACTCCAGGCACTGGCAAATGCCAGAGTTGAGCTAACAAGTCTCCTGGCAGCACTTGGAGAGAAGACTTTTGTTGGAATT TCTGACAAGACCTCAGGGACAATCAAGGAACAACTTTCAGCAATAGCACCTGCACTAGAACAACTCTGGAAACAAAAAGATAAGAGAATTAAAGAGTTCGCAGATGTCCAGTCTCAGATACAGAAGATATGTGATGAAATTGCTGGGACTACCGAGCATGTTGGGACCCCTGCAGTTGATGAGTCTGATCTATCTCTAAAAAAATTAGATGAGTTCCGTGCCCAGCTTTTAGAACTGCAAACAGAAAAG AGTGAGAGACTCAATAAGGTCCTTGAATTTGTTAGCACTGTGCATGATCTTTGTGCTGTCCTTGGGATGGACTTCTACGGTACTGTGACTGAAGTTCATCCAAGCCTTAAAGACTCTGGTGGTGTGCAATCTAAAAGCATAAGCAATGACACCTTATCTCGGTTATCTAAGACCGTGTTATCCCTGCAAGAAGATAAGCAAAAAAGGCTGCATAAG CTTCAACGATTGGCAACACAGCTAACTGATCTTTGGAATCTGATGGATACCTCAGCTGAAGAGCAAAGCTTGTTTAATCATGTTACATGCAACATATCAGCTTCAGTTAATGAGGTCACCAATCCGGGAGCTCTTGCTCTGGATCTGATTGAGCAG GCCGAAGTGGAAGTTCAAAGACTCGATCAACTAAAAGCTAGCAGGATGAAGGAAATTTCTTTCAAAAAGCAAGCTGAACTTGAAGAAATATATGCTCGTGCTCATGTAGAGGTTGATACTGAGGCTGCTCGTGGGAAAATTTTGGCCTTAATTGATTCTGGGAATGTTGAGCCTTCCCAGTTACTAGCTGACATGGACAATCAGATTGTAAAAGCAAAAGAGGTGGCTTCCAGCAGAAAAGACATACTGGATAAAGTGGAAAAATGGATGTCAGCTTGTGAAGAAGAGAGTTGGCTTGAAGACTATATGATG GATGACAACAGGTATAACGCGAGCAGAGGTGCACACTTAAATCTCAAGCGTGCTGAAAAAGCTCGGATCTTGGTTAACAAAATCCCAG CTCTTGTCGAAACATTGGTTGCCAAGACACATGCTTGGGAAGAAGAACAGGGGTTAACATTCACTTATGATGGAGTTCCTCTACTTGAAATGCTCGATGAGTATGCAATGCTCAGGCATGACagagaagaagagaaaagaaggaTGAGG GATCAGAAGAAGTTCCATGAACAGATGAACACAGAACAGGAGGCAATTTTTGGTTCAAAGCCTAGCCCAGCACGGCCACTCAGCACAAAGAAGGTGATGGCCCTACGTGCAAATGGGAATGCAACACCTAGCAGAAGATTGTCAAGCGCCCAGCAAAACCTGTCAAGGTCCATTAATAAAGACAGGAAGAGGGACATGAGGCCGGTTGCTCCTGTGAATTATGTTTCTCTATTGAAAGAGGATGCTACCTCCTGCATTTCTGGCACCGAGCCCCTTCCAAGTACTCCTTAA
- the LOC108219482 gene encoding aspartate carbamoyltransferase, chloroplastic has translation MATAASYSYSASSMSKVMPFRGAKGGYRNEFLCSQSKFLRQTVESKSMFLSADNKYSRSRMQIRAMSVDKAPSFSTGNKFQLNDILEAQQFDRDTLTAIFDVAREMEKIEINSPGSQILKGYLMATLFYEPSTRTRLSFESSMKRLGGEVLTTENAREYSSAAKGETLEDTIRTVEGYADIIVMRHFESGAAKRAANTASIPVINAGDGPGQHPTQALLDVYTIERELGKLEGIKVGLVGDLANGRTVRSLAYLLSKYPNVKIYFVSPEVVKMKDDIKMYLTSKGVEWEESADLMEVASTCDVVYQTRIQRERFGERTNDYEKARGKYIVDKAVLGVMQKHAVIMHPLPRLDEITVDVDEDPRAAYFRQAKNGLYIRMALLKLLLVGW, from the exons ATGGCTACTGCTGCTTCGTATTCGTATTCAGCATCTTCAATGAGTAAGGTTATGCCTTTTCGCGGAGCAAAAGGAGGTTATCGTAATGAGTTTTTGTGCAGTCAGTCGAAGTTTTTGAGGCAGACAGTTGAGTCTAAGTCGATGTTTTTGTCTGCTGATAATAAGTACTCGAGGAGTCGAATGCAAATCAGGGCAATGAGTGTTGACAAGGCTCCTTCGTTCTCCACGGGGAATAAGTTTCAGCTGAATGATATTCTTGAAGCTCAGCAGTTTGACAGGGATACTCTTACTGCGATATTTGATGTTGCTCGTGAGATGGAGAAGATTGAGATTAACTCGCCAGGCAGTCAGATTCTTAAGGGATATCTCATGGCCACACTTTTCTATGAGCCTTCAACGAGGACTAGGCTTTCGTTTGAGTCGTCTATGAAACGATTAGGCGGAGAAGTTTTGACCACGGAAAATGCACGGGAATATTCATCAGCAGCGAAAGGAGAGACACTAGAAG ATACTATAAGGACAGTTGAAGGGTATGCCGATATAATTGTGATGAGGCACTTTGAGAGTGGTGCTGCCAAAAGAGCTGCAAATACAGCTAGTATTCCTGTTATTAATGCTGGGGATGGTCCAGGACAGCACCCAACTCAA GCTCTTCTAGATGTTTACACGATTGAAAGGGAATTAGGTAAACTTGAAGGTATTAAAGTTGGATTAGTTGGAGATCTTGCGAATGGGAGGACAGTTCGCTCACTTGCATATCTGCTCTCCAAGTACCCAAATGTAAAGATCTACTTCGTTTCTCCTGAGGTGGTGAAAATGAAG gatgaCATAAAAATGTATCTCACCTCAAAAGGTGTTGAATGGGAAGAAAGTGCTGATCTTATGGAAGTGGCTTCCACCTGTGATGTAGTTTATCAAACTCGCATTCAGCGAGAACGATTTGGAGAGAGAACTAATGATTATGAAAAAGCTCGAGGCAAATACATAGTTGATAAGGCAGTCTTGGGTGTGATGCAGAAGCATGCAGTGATCATGCATCCTCTCCCCAGGCTTGACGAG ATAACTGTGGATGTTGACGAGGATCCAAGAGCCGCATACTTCAGACAGGCAAAAAATGGTCTATATATTCGAATGGCTCTGCTAAAGCTTCTACTTGTTGGTTGGTGA
- the LOC108216762 gene encoding uncharacterized protein LOC108216762, with product MEGVSSRLGRASSRYGGSAPVFTGPVRKWKKQWVHVSSPVSHSRSHHHHHNNNAPSLLLCRWTPVSATTDKPVKPEQELPRRKFRYAPIVGVDDLKKEVDKRGKDESVTSKNSQSSPRETARKGGIFRKQDIDSLFMEVSQASRNDQDDNSDGEDQ from the exons ATGGAAGGAGTGAGTTCACGACTCGGCCGCGCTTCATCCCGCTACGGCGGCTCCGCTCCTGTCTTCACCGGCCCTGtcagaaagtggaagaagcagTGGGTCCATGTCTCCTCCCCTGTTTCTCACTCCAGGTCCCACCATCACCACCACAACAACAACGCTCCTTCTTTGCTCCTCTGCAGGTGGACCCCAGTTTCTGCAACTACTGATAAGCCTGTCAAGCCTGAGCAGGAGCTTCCTCGCCGAAAATTTCGCTACGCTCCG ATTGTCGGCGTAGATGATTTGAAGAAGGAGGTTGACAAAAGAGGAAAAGATGAATCTGTAACAAGCAAGAACTCCCAATCTTCACCAAGAGAAACTGCCAGGAAAGGTGGTATCTTTAGAAAGCAGGATATTGACAGTCTCTTCATGGAAGTGAGCCAG GCATCAAGGAATGACCAAGACGACAATTCAGATGGTGAAGACCAGTAG
- the LOC108219028 gene encoding GDP-L-galactose phosphorylase 2, whose amino-acid sequence MEMLRIKRVPTIVSNYQKEEGEEGACRVGCGRNCLNTCCLQGAKLPLYAFKRVNKCGNRGGSSAEEYKEPPVAFLDSLIIGEWEDRVQKGLFRYDVTACETKVIPGNYGFIAQLNEGRHLKKRPTEFRVDKVLQPFDGSKFNFTKVGQEEVLFQFKASEEDEIHFFPDASIDVGNSPSVVAINVSPIEYGHVLLIPHVLECLPQRIDHESFLLALYMAAEAGSPYFRLGYNSLGAFATINHLHFQAYYLAVPFPIEKASTRKVMNLDDGVEISELLGYPVRGLVFEGLCTLEDLSTAVSDACICLQNSNIPYNVLISDSGRRVFLLPQCYAERQALGEVSPELLDTQVNPAVWEISGHMVLKRKEDYEEASEEKAWRLLAEVSLSEERFKEVKDIIFDAVSSAANENELISQNDQEHHTNQESGTHNNGSSAALVSHECLVLH is encoded by the exons atGGAGATGTTGAGGATTAAGAGAGTGCCCACCATTGTGTCGAATTATCAAAAGGAAGAGGGGGAGGAGGGTGCTTGTCGTGTCGGGTGTGGGCGGAATTGTCTCAACACGTGTTGCCTCCAAg GGGCAAAGCTACCGTTGTATGCATTTAAGAGGGTTAACAAGTGTGGTAATAGAGGGGGATCTTCTGCTGAAGAATACAAGGAGCCTCCGGTTGCTTTTCTGGATTCTCTCATCATTGGGGAG TGGGAAGATCGTGTTCAGAAGGGGCTTTTTCGCTACGATGTTACTGCCTGTGAAACCAAG GTCATTCCAGGAAATTATGGTTTTATAGCTCAGCTGAATGAGGGTCGTCACCTCAAGAAGAGGCCAACTGAATTTAGAGTCGATAAGGTTTTGCAGCCATTTGATGGGAGcaaatttaattttactaaaGTTGGGCAGGAAGAGGTGCTTTTCCAGTTCAAAGCAAGTGAGGAGGATGAAATTCACTTCTTTCCAGATGCTTCCATTGATGTTGGAAACTCTCCAAGTGTTGTTGCTATTAAT GTTAGTCCTATCGAATACGGGCATGTGCTTCTGATTCCCCATGTTCTTGAATGTTTGCCACAAAGGATTGACCATGAAAGCTTCTTGCTTGCACTTTACATGGCAGCAGAAGCCGGAAGCCCATACTTTCGGTTGGGTTACAATAGCTTGGGTGCATTTGCTACCATAAATCATCTTCACTTCCAG GCTTATTACCTGGCCGTGCCATTTCCTATTGAGAAGGCATCTACTAGAAAAGTTATGAACTTGGATGATGGGGTTGAAATTTCTGAATTGTTGGGCTATCCTGTCCGAGGTCTTGTGTTTGAGGGTCTCTGTACCTTGGAGGATTTGTCGACTGCAGTCTCTGATGCTTGCATTTGCCTTCAGAACAGTAATATACCCTACAATGTTCTTATCTCAGACTCTGGAAGGCGTGTCTTTCTCCTTCCTCAG TGTTATGCTGAGAGACAGGCTCTTGGCGAAGTGAGTCCTGAGCTTCTGGACACCCAAGTTAATCCTGCAGTCTGGGAAATTAGCGGCCACATGGTCTTAAAAAGGAAGGAGGACTATGAGGAGGCGTCTGAGGAGAAAGCTTGGAGACTGCTTGCCGAGGTATCCCTATCAGAAGAGAGGTTCAAAGAAGTGAAAGATATTATATTTGACGCAGTCTCTTCTGCTGCAAATGAAAATGAACTGATCTCACAAAATGATCAAGAACATCATACTAATCAGGAGTCTGGTACCCATAACAATGGTTCCAGCGCTGCTTTGGTTTCACATGAATGCCTAGTTCTGCATTAA
- the LOC108217481 gene encoding ammonium transporter 2 member 4, producing MEFPSNLAADEASPEWMNKGDNAWQLTAATLVGLQTVPGLMILYGGMVKKKWAINSAFMALYAFAAVMICWVGWGFQMAFGQNLVEFLGKPDHVTLDQKFLLDQAFLGYFPNATMVLFQFMFAAITLVLIAGALLGRMNFVAWMLFVPLWLTFSYTIGAYSIWCPDGWLAKLGVIDFAGGYVIHLSAGVAGFTAACWVGPRSRRDRERFPPNNVLMMLAGAGLLWMGWTGFNGGAPYVASTDSALAALNTHVCTATSLITWLILDFSVFGKPSIIGALQGMITGLVCITPAAGVVQCWAAIIMGLISGSVPWYTMMILHHKIPLLNQVDDTFAVLHTHAIAGALGGILTGFFAVPKLSRLFFLVPDWEKYIGLAYGLQTGRRAAGFKQMGVQLLGIAFIVCLNIVTTSVICLFIKLIVPLRMSEEELEIGDEAVHGEIAYALWDDGEKYQMSKNNSVYDVDEFPSSMSKNASYELSQMV from the exons ATGGAGTTCCCTTCGAATCTGGCAGCAGATGAAGCAAGTCCAGAATGGATGAACAAGGGCGACAACGCTTGGCAGCTCACTGCAGCTACACTAGTTGGTCTGCAGACTGTCCCTGGGCTGATGATCCTCTACGGAGGCATGGTCAAAAAGAAATGGGCTATAAACTCTGCTTTCATGGCCTTATACGCCTTTGCAGCCGTGATGATTTGTTGGGTCGGATGGGGTTTTCAGATGGCATTTGGCCAAAATCTTGTGGAGTTTCTGGGAAAACCAGACCATGTTACTTTAGACCAAAAGTTTTTACTAGACCAAGCGTTTTTGGGGTACTTTCCTAATGCTACAATGGTCTTGTTTCAGTTCATGTTTGCTGCAATAACTTTGGTTTTGATAGCTGGTGCACTCTTAGGGAGAATGAATTTTGTAGCATGGATGTTGTTTGTGCCTTTATGGCTTACTTTTTCGTATACTATTGGAGCTTATAGTATATGGTGTCCTGATGGATGGTTGGCGAAACTCGGGGTCATTGATTTTGCTGGCGGTTATGTCATTCATCTATCTGCTGGTGTCGCTGGATTCACTGCCGCTTGTTGG GTCGGACCTAGGAGTAGAAGGGACAGAGAGAGGTTCCCTCCGAACAATGTACTGATGATGCTGGCAGGCGCAGGCCTGCTATGGATGGGGTGGACAGGGTTCAACGGTGGTGCTCCCTACGTGGCAAGTACAGACTCCGCACTAGCTGCCCTCAATACCCATGTATGCACAGCAACCAGCCTCATCACCTGGCTTATTCTTGACTTCTCCGTCTTTGGCAAGCCTTCTATCATCGGGGCTTTGCAGGGCATGATCACTGGTCTGGTCTGCATCACTCCGGCTGCTG GAGTTGTACAATGCTGGGCTGCAATTATAATGGGACTAATTTCAGGAAGTGTTCCTTGGTACACAATGATGATACTCCACCACAAAATACCCCTACTAAATCAAGTCGACGACACCTTTGCAGTCCTCCACACGCATGCCATAGCCGGGGCTCTAGGAGGCATCCTCACCGGCTTCTTTGCTGTGCCTAAACTCAGCCGCCTCTTCTTCCTAGTACCTGACTGGGAAAAATACATTGGCCTCGCGTATGGCCTCCAGACAGGCCGCAGAGCAGCAGGCTTCAAACAAATGGGGGTTCAGCTTTTAGGAATAGCATTCATAGTGTGCCTCAACATAGTGACAACAAGTGTGATCTGTTTGTTCATTAAGCTCATTGTTCCGCTTAGAATGAGTGAAGAGGAACTCGAAATCGGAGATGAAGCAGTGCATGGGGAGATAGCTTATGCATTGTGGGATGATGGAGAGAAGTATCAGATGTCAAAGAACAATTCAGTTTATGATGTTGATGAGTTTCCATCAAGCATGTCAAAGAATGCTAGTTATGAGCTTTCACAAATGGTATGA